In Sedimenticola thiotaurini, the following proteins share a genomic window:
- the rho gene encoding transcription termination factor Rho, which translates to MNLTELKKMPVTELVELAQSMKLEGMARSRKQDLIFAILKAHAKKGEDIHGDGVLEILQDGFGFLRAADSSYLAGPDDIYVSPSQIRRFNLRTGDTISGKIRPPKESERYFALLKVSEINYDKPENAKNKILFENFTPLFANEKFNLEKGNGSTEDITARTIELCAPIGKGQRGLIVSPPKAGKTMLMQNIAQSIAYNHPEAQLIVLLIDERPEEVTEMARSVRGEVISSTFDEPAARHVQVAEMVIEKAKRLVEHKKDVVILLDSITRLARAYNTVIPSSGKVLTGGVDANALHRPKRFFGAARNVEEGGSLTIIATALVETGSRMDDVIYEEFKGTGNMEIHLDRRIAEKRIFPAININRSGTRREDLLMKPDALQKMWILRKILHPMDELAAMEFLLDKLKDTKTNEEFFTSMKG; encoded by the coding sequence ATGAATCTCACCGAACTTAAAAAGATGCCGGTCACTGAACTGGTCGAACTCGCCCAATCTATGAAGCTGGAGGGTATGGCCCGCTCCCGCAAGCAGGATCTGATCTTCGCCATCCTCAAGGCTCACGCCAAAAAAGGCGAAGATATCCACGGCGATGGGGTCCTGGAAATATTGCAGGATGGTTTCGGCTTCCTGCGGGCGGCTGACAGCTCCTACCTGGCCGGGCCGGATGATATCTATGTCTCACCCAGCCAGATCCGGCGCTTCAACCTGCGTACCGGCGACACCATCTCCGGTAAGATCCGGCCGCCCAAGGAGAGCGAACGCTATTTTGCACTCCTCAAAGTCAGCGAGATCAACTACGACAAGCCGGAAAACGCCAAGAACAAGATCCTGTTCGAAAACTTCACTCCCCTGTTCGCCAACGAGAAGTTCAATCTCGAAAAGGGTAACGGCAGCACCGAAGACATTACTGCCCGCACCATTGAGCTCTGTGCGCCGATCGGCAAAGGGCAGCGCGGTCTGATCGTCTCCCCGCCCAAGGCGGGTAAGACCATGTTGATGCAGAATATCGCCCAGTCGATCGCCTACAACCACCCGGAAGCCCAGTTGATCGTGCTGCTGATTGATGAGCGCCCGGAAGAGGTGACCGAGATGGCCCGTTCAGTTCGTGGTGAGGTGATCTCCTCCACCTTTGACGAACCGGCGGCGCGTCACGTGCAGGTGGCGGAGATGGTGATCGAGAAGGCCAAGCGGCTGGTGGAGCACAAAAAGGACGTGGTGATTCTGCTCGACTCCATTACCCGTCTGGCGCGTGCTTACAACACGGTGATTCCCTCCTCCGGCAAAGTGCTGACCGGTGGTGTGGATGCCAATGCACTGCACCGGCCCAAGCGCTTTTTCGGTGCGGCGCGTAACGTGGAAGAGGGCGGCAGCCTGACCATTATCGCTACCGCGCTGGTGGAGACCGGATCCCGTATGGATGATGTGATCTATGAGGAGTTCAAAGGCACCGGTAACATGGAGATCCATCTGGATCGGCGCATTGCCGAGAAGCGGATCTTCCCGGCCATTAACATCAACCGCTCCGGCACCCGTCGTGAGGATCTGCTGATGAAGCCGGATGCGCTGCAGAAGATGTGGATATTGCGCAAAATCCTCCATCCGATGGATGAACTGGCGGCGATGGAGTTTCTGCTGGACAAGTTGAAGGATACCAAGACCAACGAGGAGTTCTTCACCTCGATGAAAGGCTGA
- the trxA gene encoding thioredoxin TrxA, producing the protein MSEQIVHVTDDNFEAEVLKSDLPVLVDYWAEWCGPCKMIAPVLDEITGEYAGKIKVAKLNIDENPNTPPRYGIRGIPTLMLFKDGEVEATKVGAVSKSQLIAFIDSNL; encoded by the coding sequence GTGAGTGAACAGATTGTTCATGTGACCGACGATAATTTTGAGGCGGAAGTGCTGAAGTCAGACCTGCCTGTGCTGGTGGATTATTGGGCCGAGTGGTGTGGTCCCTGCAAGATGATCGCGCCGGTTCTGGATGAGATTACCGGTGAGTATGCCGGCAAAATCAAGGTGGCCAAGCTCAATATTGATGAGAACCCCAACACACCGCCGCGGTACGGCATTCGGGGTATTCCTACGCTGATGCTGTTCAAGGATGGCGAAGTAGAGGCTACCAAGGTTGGTGCCGTATCCAAATCCCAACTGATCGCCTTCATCGATAGTAATCTCTGA
- the rhlB gene encoding ATP-dependent RNA helicase RhlB yields MTDKHLTDIRFNSFGLCKELAQGIEETGFSFCTPIQAETLPIALKGQDVAGQAQTGTGKTAAFLLATYQRLLTQPATEGRKKNQPRALIVAPTRELAVQIHKDAEELGKHTDLKLGLVYGGTGYEQQRKQLEDGVDILIGTPGRLIDYLKQHVYDLKAVQVVVMDEADRMFDLGFIKDIRFMLRRCPPPQQRLGLLFSATLSFRVLELAYEHMNNPTTVKIETDNVTADKVKQVCYMTANDEKISLLIGLLKRMDAHRSIVFVNTKRGADLVWGYLEGNGIGAAVISGDVPQKKRMRLLSDFQEGRLPVLVATDVAARGLHIPDVSHVFNFDLPDDAEDYVHRIGRTARAGASGDAISFACETHAFSLPDIEAYIGHRIPMEPVTSDLLFEVDPKSRIIPDRPERDKRRGSNNRSGRKPATRTAKPQETGTEAPKKKRRRRRKPKQTNTTE; encoded by the coding sequence ATGACAGACAAACACCTTACGGATATCCGTTTTAACAGCTTCGGGCTGTGTAAAGAACTCGCACAAGGCATTGAAGAGACTGGCTTTTCCTTCTGCACCCCCATTCAAGCCGAAACCCTGCCCATCGCCCTCAAGGGGCAGGATGTAGCAGGACAGGCCCAGACCGGTACCGGAAAAACCGCCGCTTTTCTACTGGCAACCTACCAGCGTCTGCTCACCCAACCGGCGACGGAAGGGCGTAAAAAGAACCAGCCCAGGGCACTTATCGTGGCCCCGACCCGGGAGCTGGCGGTACAGATTCATAAAGACGCCGAAGAGCTGGGCAAGCACACCGACCTCAAACTGGGGCTGGTCTATGGCGGCACCGGCTACGAACAGCAGCGCAAGCAGCTGGAGGACGGTGTCGACATACTGATCGGCACACCCGGCCGCCTGATCGACTATCTGAAACAGCACGTCTACGACCTGAAAGCGGTTCAGGTGGTGGTGATGGACGAGGCGGATCGCATGTTTGATCTGGGCTTCATCAAGGACATCCGCTTTATGTTGCGACGCTGCCCGCCACCACAGCAGCGACTGGGACTGCTGTTCTCCGCCACCCTGTCATTCCGGGTGCTGGAGCTGGCCTACGAGCACATGAACAATCCCACCACGGTGAAGATTGAAACGGACAACGTGACCGCCGACAAGGTCAAGCAGGTCTGTTACATGACCGCCAACGACGAAAAGATCTCGTTACTGATCGGCCTGCTGAAACGGATGGACGCCCATCGCAGCATCGTCTTCGTCAACACCAAGCGCGGTGCAGACCTGGTCTGGGGCTACCTGGAGGGCAACGGCATTGGCGCCGCAGTCATATCCGGTGATGTACCCCAGAAAAAACGCATGCGCCTGTTGAGCGACTTCCAGGAGGGGCGTCTGCCGGTTCTGGTTGCCACCGACGTGGCCGCCCGCGGCCTGCATATCCCGGACGTCTCCCACGTGTTCAACTTTGACCTGCCGGACGATGCGGAGGACTATGTGCACCGCATCGGGCGCACCGCCCGGGCCGGCGCCAGTGGCGACGCAATCAGCTTTGCCTGTGAGACCCACGCCTTCTCGCTGCCCGATATCGAGGCCTATATCGGCCATCGCATCCCGATGGAGCCGGTCACCAGTGATCTGCTTTTTGAGGTCGACCCGAAAAGCCGCATCATTCCGGACCGTCCGGAACGGGACAAGCGACGGGGCAGCAATAACCGGTCTGGCCGCAAACCCGCCACCCGCACCGCCAAACCCCAGGAAACCGGGACAGAGGCACCCAAGAAAAAGCGCCGCAGAAGAAGAAAACCCAAGCAGACCAACACCACTGAATAG
- a CDS encoding YkgJ family cysteine cluster protein encodes MDDLAVTNKCSRCINSICCTYTTEALGVAPRSKADFDHLLWQVSHQGVELYKDEGEWYLMFLGRCEHLQADGGCGIYEERPQICRDYDNDWCEYDAPAEEGFELHFRNYGELLAYCKKRFKSWGKR; translated from the coding sequence ATGGACGACCTGGCCGTCACCAACAAGTGCAGCCGCTGTATCAACTCCATTTGTTGCACCTATACCACGGAGGCGCTCGGCGTGGCGCCGCGCTCCAAGGCCGACTTCGACCACCTGCTGTGGCAGGTCTCCCACCAGGGGGTGGAGCTGTACAAGGATGAGGGCGAATGGTATCTGATGTTTCTGGGGCGTTGTGAACATCTGCAGGCGGATGGGGGCTGCGGCATCTATGAAGAGCGGCCCCAGATCTGCCGCGACTACGACAACGACTGGTGTGAATACGATGCACCGGCCGAAGAGGGCTTTGAACTCCACTTCCGCAATTACGGGGAACTGCTCGCCTACTGTAAGAAACGCTTCAAAAGCTGGGGCAAACGCTAG
- the yrfG gene encoding GMP/IMP nucleotidase, with amino-acid sequence MIDWNQIDTVLLDMDGTLLDLHFDNYFWLEHVPQRYAESRGYTLAQAKQELLGRYRDVEGTLEWYCVDHWSRELGLDIALLKAEVEHLIAVHPHVVDFLQEMRARKARTVLVTNAHQKALALKMERTRLQGYFDAVICAHDLGLPKEARDFWDKLQQIEPFDKSRTLFVDDSPSVLASARDYGIGYLLRVLKPDTKEPARESGGFMAIDDFSALLPQG; translated from the coding sequence ATGATTGACTGGAACCAAATTGATACCGTGCTGCTGGATATGGATGGCACCCTGCTGGACCTCCATTTTGACAACTATTTCTGGTTGGAGCATGTACCGCAGCGGTATGCTGAAAGCCGCGGGTATACGCTGGCGCAGGCGAAGCAGGAGTTGCTGGGGCGTTACCGTGACGTGGAAGGCACCCTGGAGTGGTACTGTGTGGACCACTGGAGCCGGGAGCTGGGGCTGGATATTGCGCTGTTGAAGGCGGAGGTGGAGCACCTGATCGCGGTACACCCCCACGTGGTGGATTTTCTTCAGGAGATGCGAGCCCGCAAGGCGCGTACTGTGCTGGTGACCAACGCACATCAGAAGGCACTGGCGTTGAAAATGGAGCGCACCCGGCTGCAGGGCTACTTTGATGCCGTTATCTGCGCCCATGACCTGGGGCTGCCCAAAGAGGCACGGGATTTCTGGGACAAGTTGCAGCAGATCGAGCCGTTTGATAAATCACGCACCCTGTTTGTGGATGACAGTCCGTCGGTGCTGGCGTCGGCCCGGGATTATGGCATTGGCTATCTGTTGCGGGTGCTGAAACCGGATACCAAGGAGCCGGCGCGGGAGTCGGGTGGATTTATGGCGATTGATGATTTTTCCGCCCTGCTGCCCCAGGGGTGA
- the nudE gene encoding ADP compounds hydrolase NudE, producing MPKPPRIRARRTLSETGVFHIEEIDLEFSNGQQRTYQRVVGSDEGAVLVVPMLDSETLLLIREYAAGVNRYELAFPKGHIEPGEEPLSAGNRELQEETGYAAKQLELLDSVSVAPGYIYHTTHIVLAQALYPHPLPGDEPEPIEVIPWKLSELDQLMARQDFTEARSKLALFLARQKLQANR from the coding sequence ATGCCAAAACCTCCCCGTATCCGCGCCCGGCGCACCCTCAGCGAAACCGGCGTATTTCATATCGAAGAGATCGACCTGGAGTTCTCCAACGGTCAGCAGCGCACCTATCAACGGGTGGTGGGCTCTGATGAAGGGGCAGTACTGGTGGTACCGATGCTGGATTCCGAAACGCTGCTACTGATCCGGGAATATGCCGCCGGGGTGAATCGTTACGAACTCGCCTTCCCCAAGGGTCATATCGAACCGGGAGAAGAGCCCCTTTCCGCCGGCAACCGGGAACTTCAGGAGGAGACCGGCTACGCGGCAAAGCAGCTGGAACTGCTTGATTCGGTCAGCGTCGCACCAGGCTACATTTACCATACCACCCACATTGTGCTGGCACAGGCACTTTACCCACACCCACTGCCGGGCGATGAACCGGAACCGATTGAGGTGATCCCCTGGAAACTGAGCGAGCTTGATCAGTTGATGGCCCGACAGGACTTCACCGAAGCCAGATCAAAACTGGCCCTGTTCCTGGCCCGGCAAAAACTGCAAGCCAACCGGTAA